The Mercurialis annua linkage group LG2, ddMerAnnu1.2, whole genome shotgun sequence genome contains a region encoding:
- the LOC126668291 gene encoding uncharacterized protein LOC126668291 produces MKELDRLDERIKTYLQGIDYERWSRHHSYNNIYKTTTSNLAELLNAAILHARELPITTLLMHLHDLLQELIRDLGQLRFMANNVSTMYQLGTNLHSFTNMHFFQEDEQQLVFSGEKTSARLPKSEKTTSLVVFSPEKMTRDEFVCGGSVAMISRKNTINMKERSCTCKKFEIDEIPCQHTLEILNEMHQEPYKYCSKFWTPSGMLATYSETIFPIEKKEKWEIPHKVKDMIILPSQHRTRIGSPIKRRYKASWEKSITTSIESVDKMTTIRKHVET; encoded by the exons ATGAAAGAGTTAGATAGGCTAGATGAAAGAATTAAGACGTATCTTCAAGGTATCGATTATGAAAGATGGTCAAGACACCATTCCTACAATAACATATACAAAACAACGACATCTAACTTGGCTGAGTTATTAAATGCAGCAATACTACATGCACGAGAGCTGCCTATCACAACTCTCCTCATGCACCTACATGACCTCCTACAAGA ATTGATAAGAGATTTAGGCCAATTAAGATTTATGGCTAACAATGTATCCACAATGTATCAATTGGGTACCAATCTTCATAGTTTTACTAATATGCACTTTTTCCAG gaagacgagcagcagctcgtcttctcaggtgagaagacAAGCGCTCGTCTTCCCAAATCTGAGAAGACGACGAGTCTGGTTgttttctcacctgagaagatgaCCAGAGACGAGTTCGTTTGTGGCGGTTCGGTTGCGATGATTAG ccggaAAAATACAATCAACATGAAAGAGAGATCATGCACCTgcaaaaagtttgaaattgatGAAATACCTTGCCAACATACTCtagaaattttaaatgaaatgcaCCAAGAGCCTTATAAATATTGCTCAAAATTTTGGACACCATCCGGTATGTTAGCAACATATAGTGAAACTATATTTCCAATtgagaaaaaggaaaaatgggAGATACCACATAAGGTAAAGGACATGATCATCTTGCCATCACAACATAGGACAAGAATCGGAAGTCCAATAAAGCGAAGATACAAGGCTTCTTGGGAAAAATCAATAACAACAAGTATTGAAAGTGTAGACAAGATGACCACAATAAGAAAACATGTAGAAACATGA